The window CATAGACGCTCACAAAATAGGGACCTTTCCAGAACCTGAGGAGACCTCCCCCGAATTCGGAGCCCTGGCCGATATGGCCGCCGGGGTCGTCGCTCTCGAAGGTGAAGAGCCCATAGGCATCTTCCGGCGAGGCCATGGTATAAATTTCCGCCACGATATCGGGCCGCTTCGCATGACCGTAGCGCACCACCGTGAGACCCTTCATGTTATAGGCGATGAACAGCTCGGCCGCGCCGTTCATATATGTATAGGCCGTGGTCGGCGTGTAACCGATCGGGCCCTCCGTGATCTTCCAGTCTTCCATCTTCGAAGGCCATAGTTGACTTCCTTCCACCACCGCCCCCTTTTCGGCACATGCAGTTCGCTCAGGGAACCACCCTGACAATAAGAGAAAAAGACAGGCTGCGCCGATTGCCATACACCGAGCTTTTGTCATATATTCCATGCTGTTGGAATCCTCCGGTTAATCTATCATACTTCCGTGCCCGTTTAAATCGAATCCGGGGCACATAAACTATGTATCATGGCGAAGAAGGAATTCGTCCACGGCCTTCATATAAGCCTCCGGCTGTTCCAGATGGTGCATATGGGAGGCCTCTTCGAAAATAATCATCTCCGAGCCGGGAAGCATGTCGCGATAGTATTCCATGGTAGCGGGCGCCGCCTCGTCATATCGACCGGCGGTGAAGAGGACGGGCACGGTGATCTCCTTAAGCTCGGCGGTCCGGTCGTACTCCTTGAGCGTGCCGGTGAGCGTGAATTCACTTGGACCCCACATATACTCGTAGACAAAGTGTCCGAATTTCGAGAAGGTCCTTTTCATGCTTTCCGGCCATGGGTCAAGGCGGCATACATGAGTTCTGTAATAGACTTCATGGCGTCCTGGTAGGCCTGGGACGCGAACTCCCCTGTTGCCTCGCTCCGGTTGATGATCCTCCGGAGAGAGTCGGGGAAGGCTGAAAGGTATTGCCTCTGGTCGGTGATAAAACGTTGCGCCGAAAGGCAGGGACCGGAAAAGACGAGGCTCGCCACCCCTTCGGGCTTTCGGGTAAGCATATACTCCACAACGAGCATAGAGCCCCATGACTGGCCTAGAATATGGAGCCTTGTGAGCCCCAGGGCCTTCCGGAGAAGGGAGAGCTCCTCCACGAAACGGGAAAGGGTGAAGAGCGACAGATCCTCCGGCGTCTCCGAATTCCCACAGCCGAGCTGATCGTAGAATATGACCGGACGCTTGGCTGATAAGGCCTCCAGGGATTCCAGATAGTCGTGGGGAGCACCGGGCCCGCCATGGACAACGAGGAGGGGGAGCGAAGAGGCACTCGCCCCTGCTATCCTAAACCAGACCTTGCCTCCGGGTACCTTTATAAAGCCTTCTTCCATTATTTTCATTTCTTCATCTTCCTCGAGACTCGCGATTCAACCGGCCGCCATGCCATATATTATAGCAGAGAAGCGGGGTTTCTCCCATTGAACGCGCTTTTGCAGCCTTGACAATGGGACGCGCGGATTCACATTATAATAGAAGGTACAGATTCTCGGGGGATAAGATAATCGGAATGAAAAGGTCAGTTTATTCAGCGGTGTGTGCACTGCTCTTCATCGGTGCGTCGTCATGCTCCTCAACCTTCACCGCCTACAGGGCGGATATGTTCCAGGGCATGAACTTTCTGGAGCAGCAGGAATATGCCCGCGCCCTCGCCTCATTCGAAAAGGCCGCGGCTGAGCAGCCTGACGCAGGCTCCCTCGCATATGCGGCAACCGCCAGTTACAAGGCAGGCGACCTGGCCCGTGCCGAAGGGTACATAAACCAGGCGGACACGCTGGAGAGAAAAGGGTTTTTTGCCTTGCGCATCGCGGGATACAAGACCCTGGTGCTCTTTGCAAAAAACGAAAAAGCCGCCGGTTTCGAAGCACTTAAAGATTATATCGAGCTCTACAGCCACCTCTACCCCTTAAGGACCATCAGCATGGAGCAGGAAATGCTCGAGAAAGGAAAGGTCGAGCTCGTGCTGCTGGAAGTCCTTGTCGATGACCAGGCCACAAAATACGAGGATGAGGTGGGGCAATGGAAGAAGACCCTGACGGGATTCCGCGAACGGGCTCCCTGAACTGCCCGGTCTGCGCCGCCTTTGACTTCCTGATTTTTTTTAACTCTGATTGACCGGCTACAAATCCTTTAAAATAAGTTAGAATGTCGTCGGGAACTATTCATCTCATCAATCACGGGAGGAAAAGGGGAAATGACGCGACTCGATGCATATATGGAGCAGGCGATCGGTAAAGGGGCGAAGGAGGCGAAGGTTATCAATCCGTCGACAGTATTTACCGCGCCCTGGGTGCGCATGAAGTGCAGGTTCGGCTGCCCCATGCACGGCAAAGGACTCTGCTGCCCTCCTTTCACGCCCACCTGGGTTGAGACGCGGGCCGTCCTCGATTCATACGAACAGGCCATACTTCTCCACCGCCAGGGCACGAGCGGCTTAGACAAGGCTTTTAATGAAACCCTGGTGGACCTGGAAAGAACCCTTTTTCTCGACGGCTTCTACAAGGCCCTTGCCCTTGGAAGCGGCCCGTGCAGGATATGCAACGAGTGCGACCCCACGGGAAGCTGCAAAAACCCGATGAAGGCCCGCCCCTCGATGGAAAGCTGCGGGATAGACGTATTCAGGACTGCCCGGGAGAATGGCTTCCCCATCCAGACGGTCCGGGTGAAAGGGGATGAGAAAAACCTTTACGGCCTTCTCCTGGTGGAGTAGCCGGCGAGCTTTTCTCATGCAGGAGGCCCTTGGAAGGCCCCCTGCCGCTACGAGAGGCACCTACTTATAGACGCCGCACCCCACATAGTAGTCTGCACCTTCGACCTTTTTGATCCAGGTTATTTTGGCCTGCACCTTTTTCGTCGCAGGATTGGTCCACGAATATTCCACCCATCCGCCCCCCTTTGCCGCGGCCACGTCAGTCATCTCCTTAAAGAAGAGCTTATTGGCGGAGTCCCTGAGCCCCAGGAGGTTCTTTCCCGCAAGCTGGGGGCTTGCCCCGTTCGCCAGGCACGTGCCGTTTAAGTCATTGGCGAAGATATACAGATCACCCTTGACGAATTGGCCGCCGGGGTTATTGAACTCCGCCACGGCCTTCTCCTTTCCATTCGCCTTCGCGAAGGCAGCCGCCTTTTCCGCAAATATTTTCGCTTCCTCCTGTGAGGCTGCCCCGGCCGCACAGACCATCCCCAGTGCCGCAACCAACACGCATAGGTGAAAAAACAGGTTCTTCTTCATATATAACCCTCCCTTATAGATTTGCAGAAAAGCCCGTGACCGGGCCTTGCCGCATAATAAGCAGGTTAAGGAAAAGTCTTTTCGAATCGTAAAAAAAATTATGAAGCGCTATTTTTGAAAAAACCAGACTTCACCGTGCCCCCACAATGACGGTTACCGGTCCGCTTAAAAGATAATCTTTCCTGTATTATCAAGGATCAGCGGATCGTGTGGCCCCGTCGTCCGGCTTATATTGTCCTGATATATTGTATACAATATATATCGGCGGAAATGTCAAAAAGTAAAGGAAAATTCGTAAGAATTGTCGCAGGAGGTATTACACGAAAAGCTTAGGAGCAGATAAACCGACCCCGCGCGGTGAGGCTTCCCCTCTTTATCCGCGCGGGAACTTACCTCACGATCCCTGCCCTACGCCCGGACCACCTCGATCCAACCTTCGTTCCCATTAATGGTGACCATATCTCCCGTACGGATCATCTCGAGAGGGTTCTTCTCAAGGAGATGGATCATGGGTGTATTCGTAATCACCGCGCTGCAGGTGACGATCCCTTCGGCTTTTACGTTGATGAGGCCTATGGGCGCCTTGCCTTTTTTATAGGCAACCCAGAATTGCCACGATCCCGTGGTCGATCCCTTGCCCTGAGGGAAGACGAGTATCTTTCCCGCCACGCTCTGTCCCAAAAGGACATGGCCCTTTTCCCGGATTACCCCTGTCTGGGGGTTCATGCCGCCGGTAAAGGAGATGGGCATGGAAGAGACAAGGGCTTCACCCTTCACCACCCCCGGCACTATGGCCTTACCTTTTATCCTTATCACGGAGCCCGACTGAGCTGCCGCCTCGTTAAGACCGGACATGACCATACCCGAGGCGACGAGGGTGACGCCTGCCGTTTTCAAGAATTCTCTTCTTGTAGTTGCCATGATTTCACCTTTATCCTTATTCTCTATATCCGTCCCTGCCATTTGCCCGCGATCGCCGAGTTAATGCACTCTTCAGTAGTGCCGAACCAGGTGCCCATGCCCCACAGGTTGGTCGCGTAGTAGCTGCCCCGCACCGAGTTTATGGCCATGGTCTTGATGCCCCGCTCCTTCAGATAGATGAAGGGGCCATCGCCGGCGCCCACGTCGGCTACGATCCTGCCGCCTGCCGCTTTTATCTTCTCTTCGTAGCCCATTCTTTTACAGAGGGTCTTTACCCAGTTGGAGGTGCAGAACCAAAGCTCCGTGCCGGCCGCGACCTTCTTCCCTTCCAATAACGCGACGGCCTGGGTCATCTCCTGAATGCTGCACTGAGGACATCCGAAGATCACGAGGTCTACCTTGTCCGTTTTCGCGCTGGATGCCTCTTTGTATCCCTGGCGTACATCCTCTTCACTGATGGAGATAACCTCGAGGCCTTTCGCGCTGCCCTGGCACGCCGCTTCCAGGGTGGGCGCTTCAGGCGTGATGCCCACCAGGTGGATCATGGGCATGGCGCCCGTGGTCGTAAGGCTGTAGAAGAGGGCCCTGATGTTCTCGAAGGGCATGTACTCCGGGGGCAGATCGATAAAGACGGGGATCCTGGGACCGATGATCTTACCCATCTTATAGCCCATGGCCTGCCACTGGGCATAATCGAACTTCGAAAGAGGGAGATTTTTCGTGCTTACAAGGACCTGTCCTTTTCTGTTTTCCGTCAGATGGAGACCCATCTCCGGGATCACTCCCGTCACCCCCGCGGAAATGACCACATGGTCGCCGTCACGGTTCGACCGCGCCCCTATCACGGAATTCGCGTAACAGAGGCTTCCCGAGGATGCCCAGGCGATATGGTCCCCGAAGCGCGGCACGTTGCCTACAAGGTAGTGGTGGCACGTATAGGTAAGGGTCACGCCGAGGGCCTTCAGTGCGGAATTCATCCTGTTCTGGATCATTTGGATCCTTACGGGCACTCCCAGCTCCTCGGGGTTGTCAAAATCATACATCTCCGGATTTTTCGTGGTATAGATCTGCAGCTTCGCCCCATCCCGGACGATCTCTTCGACCCACGCAATGCCTTCGTCCTCCATGACCGCGTAATTTCCCGCAATATGGCCGCTCACGATGGGGACCATGCGCTTTGCGCCCGCCACCTCACCCATGGCAACAAGAAGCTGCATGCATTTCTGAGCGCCCTTCCCCTCCTTGCCCGCTAAACACCCCTGCTCTCTCTTTGTAAGCTCCATGGTTCCTCCTTACGAGCGGTCTTTCACTTTTTTCTGCATTGTGGGGAGCATGTTCTGAATTGGGAACATTATATCCAATGGTATCCGACGAATCAAAAGGTGTCAAGACAAAAAACCGACCTGACGGAATGGCGGGATATGGACGGCAAGGAACAGGTGGCCACGAGGGAAAATCTTCGGGGTCAGGCGCAGTTCCCGAAGCAGTGCGGCCGCCATTTGGAGGGACGAAGCTTAATGTGGTAGAATGGTTGCCCCAGTACAGGAGGACCATGGCAGACTTTGATATTCAGTTCAAGCAGGCGGATGATTCTTTCAGCCGCGGCGAATACAGGCGGTGCGTGAAGCAGTGCGCCGCAACGATGAAAGCGTTCATGTTGGAGGCATTTTTCAGGCATTTCGGGAAAAACGCGGGGAAAGACCCCGTGGTAAAGGAGCACCTGTTGTCATGCGGAAAAAGCTCCGTCGACTACATGGCCCTTGCCGAATTGGTTGACCTTTGCCGGAAGAAGGGGATGTTCCCTCTCTATGTCGATCCCGTCAGAACAGTCCGGGTAGATGTGCCGGACCTCCGGCGGGCGGTAAAGATAGAGAACGGATCGGCTCAGGCGACAACGGCGGATCGGGAAGCGAAAGATAATGCCCGCGCAATCCTTGAGATCCTTTCCAGGCTGCTGAATATCCCCGCCGCCGCATCACGGGCCGGGGCGGACAGGCAAAATGCACCGGGGGCTGCAGGGTGCACGGCACAAATAGAGACCTCCCCATCCGCTGCTTCCGGCGCCGATGTGAGAAAGCCGAGACGAATCATCCCGGGGGCGCGGCGCACCGAGACTATCGTTCGGCACACAAAGAAGGATTTCCCGCAGGAAACCACCATGGTCGTCTACCGGAACAGGCAGTCGGGGAGGTCTTTCCTTCATATTGAAGACGTGGGAGAAGACCAGGCCCGTTTCGTAAGCCCTTACGGAGACATAAGGCTCCTATCTCTCAACCTGTTCGAAGAACCCGAAAAGATCGAAAAAACGTCTCTCTTATCGGAGAATTTGATCACCACGGACCAGGTAAACGCCTTCGTTGAGACCACCCAAACCCCCCAGGGAATCGGAACCGCCACATGGTATAACCCGACCGCGCCGGCCGCTGCTTCTCCCCATCAATCCCCATTCATCAAAAGAATGGCCCCGAACGATCTCGTCCCCCATGTAGTCGCCGTTCTTTCAAAACACGGCGGTCAGGCGAAACAAGCCCAGATAGTGGAAGAGGTCTTCGAATTCTTCAAGAACATCTTTCAGGAGCCTTTTTACCAGGAGCTTACGTCGCCGGGAGTTCCGAAATGGAAATATTACATAATAGCCGCCAGGAAGCTCGCAGAAGAACAGGACCTCATCGAACCGTCGCCAGGCCCGGGCCGCGGCTGGGAACTCACTCCGAAAGGGGCCAAGGGGCCGTCCGCAAAGAAGCAAAGAAGTGTCGGGCGCTGAAAGCCACCCGCCCGGGCCCTGAATATCAACCTCTACGGCCTATTCGATAACCGTTCCTTTGCCCGTCTTCCGGTATTCGAGCTCTTCGTGGCTGACGAGCGCCGTTCTGCCCTGACCGTCGGGTCGTAATCCGTGAAGGTTGCACCAATCGGTAAATGTTTCCG of the Syntrophorhabdaceae bacterium genome contains:
- a CDS encoding alpha/beta fold hydrolase translates to MKRTFSKFGHFVYEYMWGPSEFTLTGTLKEYDRTAELKEITVPVLFTAGRYDEAAPATMEYYRDMLPGSEMIIFEEASHMHHLEQPEAYMKAVDEFLLRHDT
- a CDS encoding proline iminopeptidase-family hydrolase — its product is MKIMEEGFIKVPGGKVWFRIAGASASSLPLLVVHGGPGAPHDYLESLEALSAKRPVIFYDQLGCGNSETPEDLSLFTLSRFVEELSLLRKALGLTRLHILGQSWGSMLVVEYMLTRKPEGVASLVFSGPCLSAQRFITDQRQYLSAFPDSLRRIINRSEATGEFASQAYQDAMKSITELMYAALTHGRKA
- a CDS encoding DUF2284 domain-containing protein, which gives rise to MTRLDAYMEQAIGKGAKEAKVINPSTVFTAPWVRMKCRFGCPMHGKGLCCPPFTPTWVETRAVLDSYEQAILLHRQGTSGLDKAFNETLVDLERTLFLDGFYKALALGSGPCRICNECDPTGSCKNPMKARPSMESCGIDVFRTARENGFPIQTVRVKGDEKNLYGLLLVE
- a CDS encoding cache domain-containing protein encodes the protein MKKNLFFHLCVLVAALGMVCAAGAASQEEAKIFAEKAAAFAKANGKEKAVAEFNNPGGQFVKGDLYIFANDLNGTCLANGASPQLAGKNLLGLRDSANKLFFKEMTDVAAAKGGGWVEYSWTNPATKKVQAKITWIKKVEGADYYVGCGVYK
- a CDS encoding DUF126 domain-containing protein, which codes for MATTRREFLKTAGVTLVASGMVMSGLNEAAAQSGSVIRIKGKAIVPGVVKGEALVSSMPISFTGGMNPQTGVIREKGHVLLGQSVAGKILVFPQGKGSTTGSWQFWVAYKKGKAPIGLINVKAEGIVTCSAVITNTPMIHLLEKNPLEMIRTGDMVTINGNEGWIEVVRA
- a CDS encoding aconitase X catalytic domain-containing protein, whose translation is MELTKREQGCLAGKEGKGAQKCMQLLVAMGEVAGAKRMVPIVSGHIAGNYAVMEDEGIAWVEEIVRDGAKLQIYTTKNPEMYDFDNPEELGVPVRIQMIQNRMNSALKALGVTLTYTCHHYLVGNVPRFGDHIAWASSGSLCYANSVIGARSNRDGDHVVISAGVTGVIPEMGLHLTENRKGQVLVSTKNLPLSKFDYAQWQAMGYKMGKIIGPRIPVFIDLPPEYMPFENIRALFYSLTTTGAMPMIHLVGITPEAPTLEAACQGSAKGLEVISISEEDVRQGYKEASSAKTDKVDLVIFGCPQCSIQEMTQAVALLEGKKVAAGTELWFCTSNWVKTLCKRMGYEEKIKAAGGRIVADVGAGDGPFIYLKERGIKTMAINSVRGSYYATNLWGMGTWFGTTEECINSAIAGKWQGRI